Proteins encoded by one window of Clostridium bornimense:
- the rsmH gene encoding 16S rRNA (cytosine(1402)-N(4))-methyltransferase RsmH gives MEFSHYTVMLSETVDGLNVRENGIYVDCTLGGGGHSEEILKRLDGSGKLIGIDQDTMALEASKKRLSKFNNVEYVHNNFYNISEVLDSLGIEKVDGIVMDLGVSSPQLDQAERGFSYHKDAPLDMRMNREKEFSAYNVVNEYSEEKLYKVIRDFGEEKFAKNIAKHIVIDREIKPIETTFELVEIIKKSIPAKFRKDGHPGKKTFQAIRIEVNSELSILDKAINDSIDRLNDGGRLSIITFHSLEDRIVKNIFRDNEKPCTCPSEFPICVCGKKPKVKIITRKPIECSDEELNLNNRSRSAKLRICEKKSSK, from the coding sequence ATGGAGTTTAGTCATTATACAGTAATGCTTTCAGAGACAGTAGACGGCTTAAATGTAAGAGAAAACGGAATTTATGTTGATTGTACTTTAGGTGGAGGAGGCCATTCTGAAGAAATCTTAAAAAGACTAGATGGAAGTGGAAAACTTATAGGTATAGATCAAGATACTATGGCTCTTGAAGCATCAAAAAAAAGATTAAGTAAGTTTAATAACGTAGAATATGTACATAATAATTTCTATAATATATCTGAGGTCTTGGATAGTTTAGGAATTGAAAAAGTTGATGGTATTGTTATGGATTTAGGAGTATCATCACCACAATTGGATCAAGCAGAAAGAGGATTCAGTTATCATAAAGATGCCCCACTTGACATGAGGATGAATAGAGAAAAAGAATTTTCAGCATATAATGTAGTTAATGAATATAGTGAAGAAAAATTATATAAAGTTATAAGAGATTTTGGTGAAGAAAAATTTGCAAAAAATATTGCTAAACATATAGTTATCGATAGAGAAATTAAGCCTATAGAAACTACATTTGAACTAGTAGAAATTATAAAAAAATCTATTCCTGCTAAGTTTAGAAAGGATGGACATCCTGGGAAAAAAACATTTCAAGCTATAAGAATAGAAGTAAATAGTGAGTTATCAATTTTAGATAAGGCAATAAATGATTCTATAGATAGATTAAACGACGGGGGAAGGCTATCTATAATAACATTCCATTCTTTAGAAGATAGAATAGTAAAGAATATTTTTAGAGATAATGAAAAACCATGTACATGTCCAAGTGAATTTCCTATATGTGTATGTGGTAAGAAACCTAAAGTAAAAATCATTACTAGAAAGCCAATTGAATGTAGCGATGAAGAATTAAATCTTAATAATAGAAGTAGAAGTGCAAAACTTAGAATTTGTGAGAAGAAGAGTTCTAAATAG
- the ychF gene encoding redox-regulated ATPase YchF, with product MKLGIVGLPNVGKSTLFNAITKAGAESANYPFCTIEPNVGVVNVPDKRLDVLEKIYNTKKKVYASIEFYDIAGLVRGASKGEGLGNKFLSHIRECESIVHVVRCFDDENIVHVDGSVDPIRDIETINLELILSDLEMVERRLERTMKLVRSGDKKAKAEYALLEELKEHLEAEKPARSFECDEEQAAFLKSLFLITLKPVLYAANVSEDDIISGEENQYVAKLREYAANENSEVMVVCASLEEQLSGLDEEEEKEMLAEYGLDESGLDKLIRASYKLLGLMSFLTAGEIEVRAWTIKIGTKAPAAAGKIHSDIERGFIRAEIVSYDDLVACGSEAAAKEKGLYRLEGKEYIMKDGDIVNFRFNV from the coding sequence ATGAAATTAGGTATAGTTGGTCTACCAAACGTAGGTAAAAGTACATTATTTAATGCTATAACAAAAGCTGGTGCTGAATCAGCTAACTACCCATTCTGTACAATTGAACCAAACGTTGGTGTTGTTAATGTTCCAGATAAAAGATTAGATGTTTTGGAGAAAATTTATAACACAAAGAAAAAAGTATATGCTAGCATAGAATTTTATGATATAGCCGGACTTGTTAGAGGTGCTTCAAAAGGTGAAGGATTAGGAAATAAGTTTTTATCACATATAAGAGAATGTGAATCTATTGTTCATGTTGTTAGATGCTTTGACGACGAAAACATAGTTCACGTTGATGGTAGTGTTGATCCTATTAGAGATATTGAAACTATCAACTTAGAACTTATACTATCAGATTTAGAAATGGTAGAAAGAAGATTAGAGCGTACTATGAAACTTGTTCGTTCTGGAGATAAAAAGGCTAAAGCTGAATATGCTCTTCTAGAAGAATTAAAGGAACATCTAGAGGCTGAAAAACCTGCTAGAAGTTTTGAATGTGATGAAGAACAAGCCGCTTTCTTAAAATCATTATTCTTAATAACTTTAAAACCAGTTTTATATGCTGCTAATGTTTCCGAAGATGATATAATCTCAGGAGAAGAAAATCAATATGTAGCAAAACTTAGAGAGTATGCTGCAAATGAAAATTCAGAGGTAATGGTTGTATGTGCTTCTCTTGAAGAACAATTAAGTGGTCTTGATGAAGAAGAAGAAAAAGAAATGCTTGCTGAATATGGTCTTGATGAATCAGGACTTGATAAGCTTATAAGAGCTTCTTATAAATTGCTAGGTCTTATGAGTTTCTTAACTGCTGGTGAAATAGAAGTAAGAGCTTGGACTATCAAGATAGGAACAAAAGCTCCTGCCGCTGCTGGTAAAATCCACTCAGACATAGAAAGAGGATTCATTAGAGCTGAAATAGTATCTTATGATGATTTAGTAGCTTGTGGCAGTGAAGCTGCTGCAAAAGAAAAAGGATTATATAGACTTGAAGGTAAAGAATATATAATGAAAGATGGAGACATCGTAAACTTTAGATTTAACGTTTAA
- a CDS encoding cation-translocating P-type ATPase: MEQLKIREKGLTTAEAEKKLKECGHNVLEVSKRKSAIGMFLAQFNDFIIWVLIGATILSGLMGEVADAVTIIIIVIMNAILGFVQEFKTEKSLEELKRLASPTAKVIRDGSIKVVNAEDLVPGDYIVFESGDKIPADGYLVKEASLSVDESLLTGESVGVQKNIADENKFFMGTTTINGKGEGIITNTGMSTEMGKIAHLLNNIKEEKSPLKEKLTSLGKVLVVICVAICVIVTVMGIIRGQDKYQMFLLGVSLAVAAIPEGLAAIVTVCLALGVSKMLKKNALIRKLPAVETLGCTSVICSDKTGTLTQNKMTVKAVYYDDKIKEIDDNKLDNNEMLKKIFTYCNDLNIDIAEESIKDALIGDATEKALVLAYYDDIKEFEKRVSSFNKIKENPFDSIRKLMSIRIDEGGNRITLVKGAPERVLDRCKQIYINGKIRPISQGDKKNIQNAIDKMSERALRCLAGAFKYNEGDLEEDLIFVGVIGMIDPPRKEVKEAVDKCIKAGITPIMITGDHRKTAYAIGKDLNICNNSSEVIDGVELNRLSEEELNKKLDNIRIFARVSPKDKLRIVKAFKKKNKIVAMTGDGVNDAPAIKEADIGVAMGVNGTDVTKEAAAMVLLDDNFNTIVSAVEEGRVIYGNIRKFIRYLLSCNLGEVLTMFLSSLFALPTPLLPIQILFVNLATDGLPAIALGLDPGEKNIMDEKPRDKKEGVFARGLKEKILVRGVLIGVCTVLSFIIGTYFNFDLKTCRTMALTTLVLSQLIHVFECKSEKLPLFKIDIFNNKYLVLAVLSSILMMLAVIYIPFLSTVFHTSQLTLMQWSIILFFSLIISFINSLFNMIEKEK; encoded by the coding sequence ATGGAACAACTAAAAATAAGAGAAAAGGGATTGACGACAGCTGAAGCTGAGAAAAAGCTTAAAGAGTGTGGTCATAATGTTCTAGAGGTAAGTAAGAGAAAATCAGCGATAGGTATGTTCCTTGCTCAATTTAATGATTTTATAATATGGGTACTTATAGGAGCTACTATTCTTTCAGGGCTTATGGGCGAAGTTGCTGATGCAGTTACAATAATTATAATTGTAATAATGAATGCAATCTTAGGATTTGTTCAAGAATTTAAAACTGAAAAGTCTCTGGAGGAATTAAAAAGATTAGCTTCACCAACAGCTAAAGTAATTCGTGATGGATCAATAAAAGTTGTTAATGCAGAAGATTTAGTGCCAGGTGATTACATAGTATTTGAAAGTGGGGATAAAATTCCTGCTGATGGTTATCTTGTGAAGGAAGCATCATTGTCAGTAGACGAATCTCTATTAACGGGAGAATCTGTAGGAGTACAAAAAAACATAGCAGATGAAAATAAATTTTTTATGGGTACTACAACTATAAATGGTAAAGGTGAAGGTATTATAACTAATACTGGAATGAGTACTGAAATGGGGAAAATAGCCCATTTATTAAACAATATAAAAGAGGAAAAATCACCTTTAAAAGAAAAATTAACATCTCTAGGTAAAGTATTAGTAGTGATTTGTGTAGCTATATGTGTAATAGTAACAGTAATGGGTATTATAAGAGGTCAGGATAAGTACCAAATGTTTCTTTTAGGGGTATCATTAGCTGTAGCAGCAATTCCAGAAGGATTGGCAGCAATAGTAACAGTATGTTTAGCGTTAGGGGTATCTAAGATGCTTAAAAAGAATGCATTAATAAGAAAGTTACCAGCAGTGGAAACATTAGGGTGTACCTCTGTTATATGTTCTGATAAGACAGGGACTCTTACACAAAATAAGATGACTGTCAAGGCAGTTTACTATGATGACAAAATTAAAGAGATAGATGATAACAAATTAGATAATAATGAAATGTTGAAGAAAATATTTACATATTGTAATGATCTAAATATAGATATTGCTGAAGAATCAATAAAAGATGCTTTAATCGGTGATGCCACAGAAAAAGCGTTAGTATTAGCATATTATGATGATATAAAGGAATTTGAAAAAAGAGTATCATCTTTTAATAAAATTAAAGAAAATCCTTTTGATTCAATTAGAAAATTGATGAGTATAAGAATTGATGAAGGAGGAAATCGAATTACTTTAGTAAAAGGTGCACCGGAAAGAGTATTAGATAGGTGTAAACAAATATATATAAATGGGAAAATAAGACCTATATCTCAAGGGGATAAAAAAAATATACAAAATGCCATTGATAAAATGAGTGAGAGAGCTCTTAGATGCTTAGCTGGAGCTTTTAAATATAATGAAGGTGATTTAGAAGAAGATTTAATTTTTGTAGGTGTTATTGGAATGATAGATCCACCAAGAAAAGAAGTAAAAGAAGCTGTTGATAAATGTATCAAAGCAGGTATAACACCTATAATGATTACAGGTGATCATAGAAAAACTGCTTATGCTATAGGGAAAGATTTAAATATATGTAACAATAGTAGTGAAGTTATTGATGGTGTTGAATTGAATAGATTATCAGAAGAAGAATTGAATAAGAAGTTGGATAATATTAGGATATTTGCAAGGGTTAGCCCAAAAGATAAATTAAGGATAGTTAAGGCTTTTAAGAAAAAAAATAAGATTGTAGCAATGACTGGAGATGGGGTTAATGATGCTCCAGCAATTAAAGAAGCGGATATAGGTGTAGCAATGGGAGTTAATGGTACAGATGTAACTAAAGAAGCTGCTGCTATGGTACTTTTAGATGATAATTTTAATACTATTGTTTCAGCAGTAGAAGAGGGAAGAGTAATTTATGGAAATATACGAAAGTTTATTAGGTACTTATTATCTTGTAATTTAGGAGAGGTACTAACTATGTTTTTATCTAGCCTTTTTGCATTACCAACACCGTTACTTCCAATACAAATATTATTTGTAAATTTAGCTACAGATGGATTACCAGCAATAGCACTGGGGCTAGATCCAGGAGAAAAAAATATAATGGATGAAAAGCCTAGAGATAAAAAAGAAGGAGTATTTGCTAGAGGTTTAAAGGAAAAAATTCTTGTAAGAGGTGTTCTTATCGGTGTATGTACTGTTTTAAGTTTTATAATTGGAACATACTTCAATTTTGATTTGAAAACTTGTAGAACAATGGCATTAACAACATTAGTATTGTCTCAATTAATTCATGTATTTGAATGTAAAAGTGAGAAATTACCTTTATTTAAGATAGATATATTTAACAATAAGTATTTGGTACTTGCTGTTTTATCATCTATTTTGATGATGCTTGCAGTAATTTATATACCATTTTTATCAACAGTATTTCATACATCACAGCTAACATTAATGCAATGGTCAATAATATTATTTTTCTCCTTAATAATTTCATTTATTAATTCCTTATTTAATATGATTGAGAAGGAGAAATAA
- a CDS encoding AAA family ATPase, protein MKKLSYDDISLKVSISKDEDKSYYDSMKNEINKALSVNKKGFNLFFIDNYSNYCREKLIEIVEEYYSEKEAPKDICYVVLKGSKNPYGMKVKNGYGIKIKNKIEDIKEELKSIITNFLSDEDIEEKNVIVEKYKDDRDLLIDKLLNISKESGFELDFNDKGFAFTPVLDGKLLSEEEFNKLDEENRENILDNLEELKAVTESIVKDIGDIDDKENKELEDIFIKEISDFEIICKDEIEEEFIDESEGKKYLLNILSIIIGEIIEKKAFKDEESGVLSDILKRIHINVIVDNSEKEHPPVYFEDDPNISNLFGRFESESVNGSYITDISMLRPGAILKANEGCLILRADDLISYPQAYQYLKNFLYSGKVGYKITSSIDYMTLNGFMPEEIEVNTKIILIGDYDTFETLYNIDSDFKNIFRIKIFNNKILEKRNFIIILEKFKEICKKNSITIEDESIYLLILKSFMRRNESKEKIVFDYEFLENIAFLACEDNNLSYKSVYDYLFREDEIEKQYFESYKNKDVFISVKGEKIGEINALSVIDGGDFSFGKPIKVTCVCSKGKGNILDSHKESYLSGKIHSKSILILKGAILRYLDGYYNLPIDFHISFEQLYSNLEGDSASVAEFLSMISAITKIPLKQNIAITGSMNQMGEIQPIGGVNEKIEGFFKACNLVDTYEDKGVLIPRANVRNLVLNNDVEEAIREGTFSLYIMENIDDAIEIMFSNYERDQVINIMRKEMMKYM, encoded by the coding sequence ATGAAAAAGTTATCTTATGATGATATATCCCTTAAAGTTTCAATAAGCAAAGATGAGGATAAAAGTTATTATGATTCTATGAAAAATGAAATTAATAAGGCTTTATCTGTTAATAAAAAGGGCTTCAATTTATTCTTTATAGACAATTATTCTAATTATTGTAGAGAAAAGTTGATAGAAATAGTAGAAGAGTACTACAGTGAAAAAGAGGCACCTAAAGATATATGTTATGTTGTGTTAAAAGGAAGTAAGAATCCATATGGAATGAAAGTTAAAAATGGATATGGAATAAAAATAAAAAATAAAATAGAAGATATAAAAGAAGAGCTAAAATCTATTATAACTAATTTTTTATCTGATGAAGATATAGAGGAAAAGAATGTAATAGTAGAAAAATATAAGGATGATAGAGATTTATTAATAGATAAATTGCTAAATATATCTAAAGAAAGTGGGTTTGAATTAGATTTTAATGATAAAGGATTTGCTTTTACACCAGTTTTGGATGGCAAATTACTCAGTGAAGAAGAATTTAATAAATTAGATGAAGAAAATAGAGAAAATATATTAGATAATTTGGAAGAGTTGAAAGCGGTAACAGAAAGTATTGTAAAAGATATTGGAGATATAGATGACAAGGAGAATAAAGAGCTAGAAGATATATTTATAAAGGAAATTAGTGATTTTGAAATTATATGTAAAGACGAAATAGAAGAAGAATTTATTGATGAGTCAGAAGGAAAAAAATATTTACTAAATATTCTTAGTATAATAATTGGTGAAATAATAGAGAAAAAAGCTTTTAAAGATGAAGAGAGTGGGGTATTATCTGATATATTAAAAAGAATTCATATTAATGTAATAGTGGATAATAGTGAAAAAGAACACCCTCCAGTATATTTTGAAGATGATCCAAATATAAGTAATTTATTTGGTAGATTTGAATCAGAAAGTGTTAATGGATCTTATATTACAGATATATCTATGTTAAGACCTGGAGCTATACTAAAGGCTAATGAAGGATGTTTAATTTTAAGGGCCGATGACCTTATTAGTTATCCTCAAGCATATCAATATCTAAAAAATTTTTTATATAGTGGAAAAGTAGGATATAAAATAACATCATCAATAGACTATATGACTTTAAATGGATTTATGCCAGAAGAAATTGAAGTAAATACAAAGATAATACTTATAGGTGATTATGATACATTTGAAACTTTATATAACATTGATAGTGATTTTAAAAATATATTTAGGATAAAAATATTTAATAATAAAATATTAGAGAAAAGAAACTTTATAATCATATTAGAGAAGTTCAAAGAGATATGTAAAAAGAACTCTATTACAATAGAAGATGAGAGTATTTATTTACTGATATTAAAAAGTTTTATGAGAAGAAATGAAAGTAAAGAGAAGATTGTATTTGATTATGAGTTTTTGGAAAATATAGCATTCTTAGCGTGCGAAGATAACAATTTAAGTTATAAATCTGTATATGATTATCTTTTCAGAGAAGATGAAATAGAAAAACAGTATTTTGAAAGCTATAAAAATAAGGATGTATTTATTTCTGTAAAAGGAGAAAAGATAGGAGAAATTAATGCATTATCTGTTATTGATGGAGGCGATTTCTCCTTTGGAAAACCTATAAAGGTAACTTGTGTTTGTTCTAAAGGGAAAGGAAATATTTTAGATAGCCATAAGGAAAGTTATTTAAGTGGTAAAATTCACAGCAAATCAATTTTAATTCTTAAGGGAGCAATTCTAAGATATTTAGATGGATATTATAACTTACCTATAGATTTTCATATATCTTTTGAGCAGCTCTATAGTAATTTAGAAGGTGATTCTGCTTCAGTAGCTGAATTTTTATCTATGATTTCAGCTATAACAAAAATTCCATTAAAGCAGAATATAGCTATAACTGGATCAATGAATCAAATGGGAGAAATACAACCTATTGGTGGAGTAAATGAGAAAATAGAAGGTTTTTTTAAAGCCTGTAACTTAGTAGACACTTATGAAGATAAAGGGGTACTTATACCTAGGGCTAATGTTAGAAACCTAGTTTTAAATAATGATGTTGAAGAAGCTATAAGAGAAGGTACATTTTCTCTATATATAATGGAGAATATTGATGATGCTATAGAAATAATGTTTAGTAACTATGAGAGAGATCAAGTAATTAATATTATGAGGAAAGAAATGATGAAATATATGTAA
- a CDS encoding putative manganese-dependent inorganic diphosphatase: MHNTIYVSGHKNPDSDSICAAIAYAELKNRMALGKTYVPIRLGEVSRETQYILDYFDVDAPNLVKTVRPQIRDLDIDQITPISPEISLQQAWSIMKKYEVKNLPVVDENSKLLGLASVSNLTTNYMDIWDNNIIGKSNTTLENIVNTLSAKIIYANKATKKFAGKIVVGAMTPESAEEHIEENDIVICGNRTDTQNVAVSSKASLLIITGNLPIEEEIIEKAKVSGTTIISTPHDTFTASRIIVQSIPIDYVMAKENIVFFRNNEFVEDVKEIMLQTRYRSYPVLDENDRVIGSISRFHLISQNKKNIILVDHNERTQAVDGIEEAEILEIIDHHRVANIETSKPIYYRCEPVGSTSTIVANLYFENGIRPSKKIAGLLCGALISDTLLLKSPTTTLTDKHTLMKLAEIANINIEEFAMDMFKAGTSLQGKTLEEIFYQDCKTFEMNGRKIAVAQVNTMDIEGFESMKADMLNLMNTTADRDGFDLILLLLTDIIKEGSLLLAVGRDTEIVNTAFGVKLENSCAYKEGVVSRKKQVIPPLTTAIEQLK; encoded by the coding sequence ATGCATAATACAATTTATGTAAGTGGACATAAAAATCCAGATTCTGATTCTATATGTGCTGCAATTGCTTATGCAGAACTTAAAAATAGAATGGCACTTGGCAAAACATATGTACCAATAAGACTTGGGGAAGTTTCAAGAGAAACTCAATATATATTAGATTATTTTGATGTAGATGCACCTAATCTAGTAAAAACAGTTAGACCACAAATTAGAGATCTAGATATAGATCAAATTACACCAATCTCACCAGAGATTTCTCTACAACAAGCATGGTCTATTATGAAAAAGTATGAAGTTAAAAATTTACCAGTAGTAGATGAAAACTCAAAACTACTTGGTTTAGCATCTGTTTCAAATTTAACAACTAACTATATGGATATTTGGGACAACAATATAATAGGAAAATCTAATACTACACTTGAAAACATAGTAAATACTTTATCAGCAAAAATTATATATGCAAATAAAGCTACAAAGAAATTTGCTGGTAAAATTGTAGTAGGCGCTATGACTCCAGAAAGTGCAGAAGAACATATTGAAGAAAATGATATTGTAATATGTGGTAATAGAACAGACACTCAAAACGTTGCAGTATCTTCAAAAGCTTCTCTTCTTATTATTACTGGAAATTTACCAATTGAAGAAGAGATAATAGAAAAGGCTAAAGTAAGTGGTACTACAATAATTTCAACACCTCATGATACATTTACTGCATCAAGAATTATTGTACAAAGTATTCCAATAGATTATGTTATGGCTAAAGAAAATATTGTATTCTTTAGAAATAATGAATTTGTTGAAGATGTAAAAGAAATTATGTTACAAACTAGATATAGAAGTTATCCTGTTCTTGATGAAAATGATAGAGTTATAGGTTCTATATCAAGATTCCACTTAATTTCTCAAAATAAAAAGAATATAATCTTAGTAGATCATAATGAAAGAACACAAGCTGTAGATGGAATAGAAGAAGCTGAAATACTAGAAATAATAGATCACCATAGAGTAGCTAATATTGAAACTTCTAAGCCAATATACTATAGATGTGAACCTGTTGGTTCTACTAGTACAATAGTTGCTAATCTTTACTTTGAAAATGGAATTAGACCATCTAAAAAGATAGCTGGGTTATTATGTGGTGCATTAATATCAGATACATTACTTTTAAAATCACCAACAACAACTTTAACTGATAAACATACTTTAATGAAGTTAGCTGAAATAGCAAATATTAATATTGAAGAGTTTGCTATGGACATGTTCAAAGCGGGTACTTCTCTTCAAGGTAAAACTTTAGAAGAGATATTCTATCAAGATTGCAAAACATTTGAAATGAATGGAAGAAAAATTGCTGTTGCCCAAGTAAATACTATGGACATTGAAGGTTTCGAATCAATGAAAGCCGATATGTTAAACTTAATGAATACAACTGCTGATCGTGATGGATTTGACCTAATATTATTATTATTAACAGATATAATAAAAGAAGGTTCTCTTCTACTTGCTGTAGGTAGAGATACAGAAATAGTTAATACTGCTTTCGGTGTTAAACTAGAAAATTCTTGTGCTTATAAAGAAGGTGTGGTTTCAAGAAAGAAACAAGTTATTCCACCTCTTACAACAGCAATAGAACAACTTAAATAA
- a CDS encoding OmpA/MotB family protein yields MLKPVEEEHENSERWLLTYSDLITLLMIFFVIMFATSNVDAKKFKEISDSFNGAFGEGTAIIASTSGDNIESSNLLLNDTDKKDSIESKLEEYLKESNISEGVTVDKDDRGVRLSIQDTLSFDLGEDTIKEEFKNHIIDIGNIISQFDKKIYVEGHTDTTPIHNDKFSSNWQLSSVRASNVAELLSNNTTIPKSNIVAVGYGEYRPVYDNSTEEGRARNRRVDIIISDD; encoded by the coding sequence ATGCTTAAACCAGTAGAAGAGGAACACGAAAATAGTGAAAGATGGCTTTTAACCTATTCAGATTTAATAACATTACTAATGATATTCTTTGTTATAATGTTTGCTACTTCAAATGTTGATGCGAAAAAATTCAAAGAAATATCAGATTCTTTTAATGGAGCTTTTGGAGAAGGAACTGCAATTATTGCTAGTACTTCTGGTGATAATATAGAAAGTAGCAATTTGCTTCTCAATGATACTGATAAAAAGGATTCTATCGAAAGTAAGCTAGAAGAATATTTAAAAGAGAGTAATATATCTGAGGGTGTTACTGTAGATAAAGATGATAGAGGTGTACGACTATCAATTCAAGATACATTATCTTTTGATTTGGGAGAAGATACTATAAAGGAAGAATTTAAAAATCATATTATTGATATTGGCAATATAATATCACAATTTGATAAGAAAATTTATGTTGAAGGACATACAGATACTACACCTATACATAATGATAAATTTAGCTCAAATTGGCAATTATCTTCTGTGAGGGCAAGTAATGTTGCAGAGCTATTATCTAATAATACAACAATTCCTAAAAGTAATATTGTAGCTGTTGGTTATGGTGAATATAGACCTGTTTATGATAATAGTACAGAAGAAGGAAGAGCTAGAAATAGAAGAGTAGATATAATAATATCAGATGATTAA
- the mraZ gene encoding division/cell wall cluster transcriptional repressor MraZ, which yields MFIGEYGHAIDAKNRIILPSKFREGLGDSCIMTKGLDGCLYVYPRNEWAILEEKLKSLPLTSKDARAFVRFFFSGANEMTFDKQGRTLIPQNLMQYAGIVKEVVSIGVSNRIEIWSKEKWNSYTESDINMDEIGEKMSELGI from the coding sequence ATGTTTATAGGTGAATATGGACATGCCATTGATGCTAAAAACAGAATAATTCTCCCTTCAAAGTTTAGAGAAGGTTTAGGTGACTCATGTATAATGACAAAAGGTCTTGATGGATGTCTTTATGTATACCCACGAAATGAATGGGCCATACTAGAAGAAAAGCTAAAGTCATTACCACTAACATCTAAAGATGCTCGAGCTTTTGTAAGATTCTTTTTTTCAGGAGCAAACGAAATGACTTTTGATAAGCAAGGTAGAACTTTAATTCCACAAAACTTAATGCAATATGCGGGGATAGTTAAAGAAGTAGTGTCTATTGGCGTATCCAATAGAATTGAAATTTGGAGTAAGGAAAAGTGGAACAGCTATACGGAAAGTGACATAAATATGGATGAAATTGGTGAGAAAATGTCTGAATTAGGAATATAG
- the deoC gene encoding deoxyribose-phosphate aldolase, translating to MIDHTILKADATKEEVQALCKEAKEYNFASVCINPSHISLANRELQGTEVKVCTVIGFPLGANATEVKRFETKVAIEDGATEVDMVINVGKLKEKDYDYVLKDIEAVVEAAKGKALVKVILETCLLNDEEKKIACLLSKKAGADFVKTSTGFSTGGATEEDIRLMRETVGEDMGVKASGGVRTYNDAIKMINAGATRIGASASINIVNKVDNTKEMNY from the coding sequence ATGATAGACCACACAATACTTAAGGCAGATGCAACTAAAGAAGAAGTTCAAGCCTTGTGTAAAGAAGCAAAAGAGTATAATTTTGCATCAGTATGTATAAACCCATCTCATATTTCATTAGCGAATAGAGAGTTACAAGGAACTGAGGTAAAGGTATGTACAGTTATAGGATTTCCATTAGGAGCCAATGCTACTGAAGTTAAGAGATTTGAGACTAAAGTAGCTATAGAAGATGGAGCTACTGAAGTAGATATGGTAATAAATGTTGGAAAGTTAAAAGAAAAAGATTATGATTATGTTTTAAAAGATATTGAAGCTGTTGTAGAAGCGGCAAAAGGAAAAGCTTTAGTTAAAGTTATTTTAGAAACTTGTCTTTTAAATGACGAGGAAAAGAAAATAGCTTGTTTACTAAGTAAAAAAGCAGGAGCTGACTTTGTGAAGACATCTACAGGATTCTCAACTGGAGGAGCTACGGAAGAAGATATAAGACTTATGAGAGAAACAGTAGGAGAGGATATGGGTGTTAAGGCATCAGGTGGAGTTAGAACATATAATGATGCTATAAAAATGATAAATGCAGGAGCTACTAGAATTGGTGCATCAGCTTCTATAAATATAGTAAATAAGGTTGATAACACTAAAGAAATGAATTATTAA